Proteins from a single region of Starkeya sp. ORNL1:
- a CDS encoding aromatic/alkene/methane monooxygenase hydroxylase/oxygenase subunit alpha: MTSTLTLNKITAQRGISVADAAKKIADLGWNPSYVQEAMTFPTDYKITKAPKDPMKQVLRSYFPMQEEKDNRVYGALDAALRGDMFRNVEPRWVEWMKLFLAIIPFPEISAARSMAMVGRLAPGEDLRTGFTMQMVDEFRHSTIQMNLKKWYMENYIDPAGFDITEEAFGKCYATTIGRQFGEGFITGDAITSANVYLTVVAETAFTNTLFVAMPSEAARNGDYALPTVFLSVQSDESRHVGNGHSMLMSMLKEPENHLLLERDMRYAFWQNHAIVDAAIGTFIEYGTTNRDKNKESYAEMWHRWIFEDYYRTYMLPLEKYGIKIHHDDVQTAWKRITEKHYVHKIAQFFSVGWPLNFWRIEAQTDKDFEWFEHKYPGWYAQFGEYWKWYDKLSHRGQTNMTFNTDTGYVYPHRCWSSMVPCVVREDIVTDTIDGKLHTFAHELDRWTAVEAFASEYQGRPTPAMGRFSGRREWESCYHDWDLADAIQDLGFVRTDGKTLIPQPHLRFEEKEMWTLDDVRGFTIKSPLITLREMSEGQREKHLAEYRAGFTINPCN, translated from the coding sequence ATGACGAGTACACTGACCCTGAACAAGATCACCGCGCAGCGCGGCATTTCCGTCGCCGATGCGGCCAAGAAGATCGCCGATCTCGGCTGGAACCCCTCCTATGTCCAGGAGGCGATGACCTTCCCGACCGACTACAAGATCACCAAGGCGCCGAAGGACCCGATGAAGCAGGTGCTGCGGTCCTATTTCCCGATGCAGGAGGAAAAGGACAATCGCGTCTACGGCGCGCTCGACGCGGCGCTGCGCGGCGACATGTTCCGCAATGTCGAGCCGCGCTGGGTCGAGTGGATGAAGCTCTTCCTCGCCATCATCCCGTTCCCCGAGATCTCGGCGGCCCGCTCCATGGCGATGGTCGGCCGCCTGGCGCCCGGCGAGGACCTGCGTACCGGCTTCACCATGCAGATGGTGGACGAGTTTCGTCACTCGACCATCCAGATGAACTTGAAGAAGTGGTACATGGAGAACTATATCGACCCCGCCGGGTTCGATATCACCGAAGAAGCCTTCGGCAAGTGCTATGCGACCACTATCGGCCGGCAGTTCGGTGAGGGCTTCATCACCGGCGATGCCATCACCTCCGCCAACGTATACCTGACCGTCGTGGCGGAGACGGCGTTCACCAACACGCTGTTCGTTGCCATGCCGTCGGAAGCCGCCCGCAATGGCGACTATGCACTGCCCACGGTGTTCCTGTCGGTGCAGTCCGACGAGAGCCGGCATGTCGGCAACGGCCATTCGATGCTGATGTCGATGCTGAAGGAGCCGGAGAACCACCTCCTGCTGGAGCGCGACATGCGCTACGCCTTCTGGCAGAACCACGCCATCGTCGATGCCGCCATCGGTACCTTCATCGAATACGGCACTACCAACCGCGACAAGAACAAGGAATCCTACGCGGAGATGTGGCATCGCTGGATCTTCGAGGATTACTATCGCACCTACATGCTGCCCTTGGAGAAGTACGGCATCAAGATCCATCATGATGACGTGCAGACCGCCTGGAAGCGCATCACCGAGAAGCATTATGTGCACAAGATCGCGCAGTTCTTCTCGGTCGGCTGGCCGCTGAATTTCTGGCGCATCGAAGCCCAGACCGATAAGGACTTCGAGTGGTTCGAGCACAAGTATCCGGGCTGGTATGCGCAGTTCGGCGAATATTGGAAGTGGTACGACAAGCTCTCGCACCGCGGCCAGACCAACATGACATTCAACACCGATACCGGATATGTCTATCCGCACCGGTGCTGGAGCAGCATGGTGCCGTGCGTGGTCCGCGAGGACATCGTCACCGACACCATCGACGGCAAGCTGCACACCTTCGCGCATGAACTCGACCGCTGGACCGCAGTGGAGGCCTTTGCGAGCGAATACCAGGGTCGCCCGACTCCGGCGATGGGCCGGTTCAGCGGCCGGCGCGAATGGGAGAGCTGCTACCACGACTGGGATCTCGCCGACGCCATCCAGGACCTCGGCTTCGTCCGCACCGACGGCAAGACCCTGATCCCGCAGCCGCATCTGCGCTTCGAGGAGAAGGAGATGTGGACCCTCGATGACGTGCGCGGGTTCACCATCAAGAGCCCGCTCATCACCCTGCGTGAGATGAGCGAGGGCCAGCGCGAGAAGCATCTCGCCGAATACCGCGCCGGCTTCA